One segment of Thermosipho atlanticus DSM 15807 DNA contains the following:
- a CDS encoding tetratricopeptide repeat protein — MKKVIVALMILLAILSFSLNFKSLQFKVVEAKFLTARSFHNAAHMKEVIDVLEENLQEDTDIYTLLAEAYMEYGLWGVEGEKKEEMYEKALEYAKKAIELDETNGRAYYVAGATIGRLAQFKGIVKSLFMLGDFDNYIDKAIELLDDNFYKGLAYLAKGMRYRDVPWPLNNYKKSEAYLLKALDFLPNYPNIHLELGKLYEKWGKKELAIKELNIVLESLPHPLLIKTHEEAKAEAEEILKRLK; from the coding sequence ATGAAAAAAGTGATAGTAGCTTTAATGATCTTATTAGCAATATTATCTTTTTCTCTGAATTTTAAATCGTTACAATTTAAGGTTGTTGAAGCCAAATTTCTAACAGCTAGGAGTTTTCATAATGCAGCTCATATGAAAGAAGTCATAGATGTTTTAGAAGAAAATTTGCAAGAGGATACAGATATATACACATTGTTAGCAGAAGCGTATATGGAATATGGACTTTGGGGAGTGGAAGGTGAGAAAAAAGAAGAGATGTATGAAAAGGCCTTGGAATATGCAAAAAAAGCGATTGAGTTGGATGAAACTAATGGAAGAGCTTACTATGTAGCTGGAGCTACCATTGGAAGGTTGGCTCAATTCAAAGGAATAGTTAAAAGTCTATTTATGCTTGGAGATTTTGATAATTATATTGACAAAGCGATTGAATTGTTGGATGATAATTTTTATAAAGGATTGGCTTATCTTGCAAAAGGGATGAGATACAGAGATGTTCCCTGGCCATTGAATAACTATAAGAAGTCGGAGGCTTATTTACTGAAAGCCCTCGATTTTTTACCAAACTATCCTAATATACATTTAGAATTAGGGAAATTATACGAGAAATGGGGTAAAAAGGAACTAGCAATAAAGGAATTGAATATAGTACTTGAAAGTCTTCCTCATCCATTGTTAATAAAAACTCATGAAGAAGCAAAGGCTGAGGCAGAAGAAATTTTAAAAAGATTGAAGTGA
- a CDS encoding PhoH family protein — protein MIKKIRIPEDIIIVEVFGQYDNRIRYLRKRFNLDITIKGNEVVIKGEDSENVEIAESIIQEMINITRDGHLIDKQEFEYLVDEKEIEKSSKVLTDVVTKTIARGRVKPKTQGQKRYIEAIEKNDIVFSIGPAGTGKTYLASALAIDYLRSGKVNRIILTRPAVEAGEKLGFLPGDLAEKVDPYLRPLFDALMDMLPLEKFISYRERNIIEIAPLAYMRGRTLNNAFIILDEAQNTTYEQMKMFLTRIGFNSKAVITGDITQIDIKEHSGLVIAQKILSGIEGISFVYLTEADVVRHPLVKKIIKAYENYEKGVKKQDE, from the coding sequence ATAATCAAAAAAATTCGTATACCTGAGGACATTATTATAGTTGAAGTTTTTGGACAATACGATAATAGAATTAGATATCTTAGAAAGAGGTTCAACTTAGACATAACTATTAAAGGAAATGAAGTGGTAATAAAAGGAGAAGATAGTGAAAACGTTGAAATTGCTGAGAGTATTATTCAAGAGATGATTAATATTACTAGAGATGGGCATTTAATTGACAAACAAGAGTTTGAATATTTAGTAGATGAAAAGGAGATAGAAAAAAGTTCAAAAGTATTAACGGATGTAGTTACTAAAACAATAGCAAGAGGTAGAGTTAAACCTAAAACCCAGGGGCAAAAGAGATATATTGAAGCCATAGAGAAAAATGATATAGTTTTTTCAATAGGTCCAGCTGGTACGGGAAAGACTTATCTTGCGTCAGCATTAGCAATTGATTATTTAAGATCCGGAAAGGTAAACAGAATAATTTTAACTAGACCTGCAGTTGAAGCTGGCGAAAAATTAGGTTTTCTTCCTGGCGATCTTGCTGAGAAAGTTGATCCGTATTTAAGACCTTTATTTGATGCACTTATGGATATGTTGCCGTTAGAAAAATTTATTTCCTATAGAGAAAGAAATATTATAGAAATAGCACCACTTGCTTATATGCGTGGCAGAACTTTGAATAATGCTTTTATTATTCTTGATGAAGCACAAAATACAACTTATGAACAAATGAAAATGTTTCTAACAAGAATTGGATTTAATTCAAAAGCGGTTATAACTGGTGATATTACTCAGATAGATATAAAAGAGCATTCAGGTCTAGTTATAGCCCAGAAAATATTGAGTGGAATAGAAGGAATAAGCTTTGTTTACTTAACTGAAGCTGATGTTGTCAGACATCCATTAGTTAAAAAAATTATCAAAGCATATGAAAATTATGAAAAGGGAGTAAAAAAACAGGATGAATGA
- a CDS encoding HDIG domain-containing metalloprotein yields MNEFFKRLNSRSFEGLLVSIVAVLIFNIFDFEISTSFNEFVLLIFIWYLVIELLLKSIYYFKLHVIYRITFYLLFLLGILITYPFVIKFDFMLSPFLITSLLLTLLMSYEIGIAAGMLQSLLIAFHSNNFYILLFFVPQIIFMNFLIRNVNRRIEVAKAALYTSILAVIILLFNPKYLNVYHLTISFLNPFISTVLILGLLPYIEYFTRIYSNIGLSELANMNHPLLKKLSIQAPGTYYHSIMVATLAEAAAERIGINSTFTRVASYFHDIGKIIRPYFFVENLPEDAENPHDKVSPFLSHIILEDHIKSGIELARKYRLPLRIEFIIPQHHGTRVQKYFYHKAKKIEPDTSEDAFKYPGPKPQFKEAGIIMLADSVEAALKSIKSSSYQSIKEVVEKIVSGIYNERQLDESGLNLKELELIVEEFIKVIVNITKVRVEYPKEDIQKVVQIDDIQ; encoded by the coding sequence ATGAATGAATTTTTTAAAAGGTTAAACTCGAGATCTTTTGAAGGATTATTGGTATCGATTGTTGCAGTTTTAATATTTAATATTTTTGATTTTGAAATATCAACATCATTTAACGAGTTTGTATTGTTAATTTTTATTTGGTATTTAGTTATTGAATTATTGTTGAAAAGTATTTATTATTTTAAATTACATGTAATTTATAGGATAACTTTTTATTTGCTATTCCTTTTGGGAATTTTAATAACTTATCCTTTCGTCATAAAGTTTGATTTTATGCTTTCACCATTTTTGATTACCAGTTTGCTTTTAACACTTTTGATGTCTTATGAAATTGGTATAGCGGCTGGAATGTTACAAAGCCTTTTAATAGCTTTTCATTCAAATAACTTTTATATATTGTTGTTTTTTGTTCCACAAATAATTTTTATGAATTTTCTTATAAGAAATGTCAATAGAAGAATAGAAGTTGCAAAGGCTGCATTGTATACATCTATTCTTGCTGTTATTATATTGTTATTTAATCCAAAATATCTAAATGTTTATCATTTAACAATTTCGTTTTTAAATCCATTCATTTCAACAGTTCTTATTCTAGGGCTCCTGCCATATATTGAATATTTTACAAGAATATATTCTAACATTGGTTTATCAGAACTTGCAAATATGAATCATCCTTTGTTGAAAAAACTCTCTATACAGGCTCCTGGGACATATTATCACAGTATTATGGTTGCTACGCTTGCAGAAGCTGCAGCTGAAAGAATAGGAATAAATTCGACTTTTACCAGAGTAGCTTCTTATTTTCACGATATTGGTAAAATAATTAGACCTTACTTTTTTGTCGAGAATCTTCCAGAAGATGCTGAAAACCCTCACGATAAGGTTAGCCCATTTTTGAGTCATATCATTTTGGAGGATCACATAAAATCAGGAATAGAGCTTGCTAGAAAATATAGGTTACCGTTAAGAATTGAATTTATAATTCCGCAGCATCACGGAACTAGAGTTCAAAAGTATTTCTATCACAAAGCAAAAAAGATAGAACCAGATACTTCAGAAGATGCATTTAAATATCCTGGGCCTAAACCACAATTTAAAGAAGCAGGGATAATAATGCTTGCTGATAGTGTAGAAGCAGCATTAAAGAGTATAAAATCATCAAGTTATCAAAGTATAAAAGAAGTGGTTGAAAAAATAGTATCTGGGATATACAATGAAAGGCAATTGGATGAATCGGGATTAAACTTAAAAGAGTTAGAGTTAATTGTTGAGGAATTTATTAAAGTGATTGTAAATATTACTAAGGTTAGGGTTGAGTATCCTAAGGAGGATATTCAAAAGGTGGTGCAAATCGATGATATACAATGA
- the ybeY gene encoding rRNA maturation RNase YbeY: protein MIYNENFEYDEKFLEIMNEVLKEELKKEVNVGLVFVDRDEIEKLNKEYRRMEGPTDVLTFVYGDEDLYAEVFVCEEIVRENAEKFLSSFEDELLTVLIHAALHVAGYDHEYDTSKSEEMFRKQEYYLRKYKDN from the coding sequence ATGATATACAATGAAAATTTTGAATACGATGAGAAATTTCTGGAAATCATGAATGAAGTTTTAAAAGAAGAGTTGAAGAAGGAAGTGAACGTAGGTTTAGTTTTTGTAGATAGAGATGAAATCGAAAAATTGAACAAGGAATACAGGCGGATGGAAGGCCCTACAGATGTTCTTACTTTTGTTTACGGTGATGAAGATCTTTATGCAGAAGTTTTTGTTTGCGAAGAAATTGTCAGAGAAAATGCAGAAAAGTTTTTAAGTAGCTTTGAGGATGAATTATTGACTGTCTTAATACATGCCGCTTTACATGTTGCGGGGTATGATCACGAATACGACACTTCAAAATCTGAAGAAATGTTTAGAAAGCAGGAATATTATCTAAGAAAGTATAAAGATAATTAG
- a CDS encoding DMT family transporter, protein MSFLWISLRILLLSFERITGKKIVENQSVITASWGFFSFSLLTLLPFLNKVNLDIIKVSFISGTIYFFSFFLYMYALSNEDVSVVAPLYNINAIFLIFVAFIFLSEKVTVNKLLGSIMMVYGVSYLKKSGSFMKSYVNILKSKGAFAMIISSMLIAVGRTVDGFLTIHRYYDPIGYSIGVYLTMTLYFFIASFIKEKSIKNYVVFIKNKWMYLIGGGFCNAYAYIFLLKAFKYIDVSIAEPLSMVSALVSIIFVYIFFKEKIKLRFIGTVFLILGAFVIYRKVV, encoded by the coding sequence ATGTCATTCCTATGGATATCACTCCGAATTTTGCTTTTAAGTTTTGAAAGAATTACTGGGAAAAAGATAGTTGAAAATCAATCAGTTATAACCGCTTCTTGGGGGTTTTTTAGTTTTTCTTTATTAACATTGTTACCATTTTTGAATAAGGTTAATTTAGATATTATAAAAGTATCCTTCATTAGTGGAACTATTTACTTTTTTTCATTCTTCCTCTATATGTATGCACTCTCCAATGAAGATGTTTCAGTTGTAGCCCCTCTTTACAATATTAATGCTATTTTCCTGATTTTTGTTGCATTTATCTTTTTAAGTGAGAAGGTAACTGTAAATAAACTTTTGGGAAGTATAATGATGGTGTATGGAGTTTCTTATCTAAAAAAATCTGGAAGTTTTATGAAATCTTATGTAAATATCTTAAAAAGTAAAGGGGCTTTTGCAATGATAATTTCTTCAATGCTAATTGCAGTAGGTAGAACTGTCGATGGTTTTTTAACTATACACAGATACTATGATCCAATTGGGTATTCCATTGGTGTGTATTTAACAATGACTTTATATTTTTTTATTGCTAGTTTTATAAAAGAAAAAAGTATAAAAAACTATGTTGTTTTTATAAAAAACAAATGGATGTATTTGATTGGAGGAGGATTTTGCAATGCATACGCCTATATATTTCTTTTAAAAGCCTTTAAGTATATCGATGTAAGTATAGCAGAACCACTTTCTATGGTTTCTGCTTTAGTTTCTATAATTTTCGTGTATATCTTTTTCAAGGAGAAAATTAAGCTTAGATTTATTGGAACTGTTTTCTTGATTTTAGGAGCGTTTGTAATATATAGAAAAGTTGTATAA
- a CDS encoding Gfo/Idh/MocA family protein → MRKIRLGIVGCGIAAKELHWPILKELRDKFEITAVNSRTRKHAEEFAKLVGSPEIFDTYEELLDSGVIEAVDLTIPIELNVQFTEKAILKNIHVICEKPISTDVETGKILVNLAKQTDKVIYIAENWRHIKKYYKVKEVLSKIGKPLYFNWKIWIGMDRNNKYAQTEWRKTPKHIGGFLSDGGVHHVAAMRLIFGDIKWVSAITKKHASFLGGPDFLEAVFEFENQVVGNYTVSYAIKSEETFEVIGTIGKIKLEGNKIIVNDEIIEVEENMGYKEEFEDFYEIILGVRKNELGSPEEALKDLAFFEAALKSNGDRIDLTSLL, encoded by the coding sequence GTGAGAAAAATACGTTTAGGGATAGTGGGTTGTGGTATAGCTGCTAAGGAACTTCATTGGCCAATTTTGAAAGAGTTAAGGGACAAGTTTGAAATAACGGCTGTGAATAGTAGAACCAGAAAACATGCAGAAGAATTTGCAAAGTTAGTAGGCTCACCTGAAATTTTCGATACATATGAAGAGCTTTTAGATTCTGGAGTTATTGAAGCTGTTGATTTAACTATTCCAATCGAACTAAATGTTCAGTTTACCGAAAAAGCTATACTTAAAAATATTCATGTAATATGTGAAAAGCCAATCTCTACTGATGTTGAAACTGGTAAAATATTGGTAAATTTAGCTAAACAAACTGATAAAGTAATCTACATTGCAGAAAACTGGAGACATATAAAAAAATATTATAAAGTAAAAGAAGTTCTATCGAAAATAGGTAAGCCTTTATACTTTAATTGGAAAATTTGGATAGGAATGGATAGAAATAATAAATATGCGCAAACAGAATGGAGAAAAACCCCAAAACATATTGGAGGTTTTCTATCAGATGGTGGTGTTCATCATGTGGCTGCTATGAGATTAATATTTGGTGATATTAAATGGGTTTCAGCAATTACTAAAAAACATGCTAGTTTTTTAGGTGGTCCCGATTTTTTGGAGGCAGTATTTGAATTTGAAAATCAAGTTGTTGGAAATTATACGGTTTCATATGCTATAAAATCTGAGGAAACTTTTGAAGTCATTGGCACAATAGGAAAGATCAAATTAGAAGGAAATAAAATTATAGTAAATGATGAAATAATTGAAGTGGAAGAAAATATGGGGTATAAAGAAGAATTCGAGGATTTTTATGAAATTATACTAGGTGTTCGTAAAAATGAACTCGGTTCTCCTGAAGAAGCTTTAAAAGATTTAGCGTTTTTTGAAGCGGCGTTAAAATCTAATGGGGACAGAATAGATTTAACTTCATTGTTATAG
- a CDS encoding DUF554 domain-containing protein: MNAIAVVIGSTIGILLKRGLPERIKKILFYAVGLSTVGLGITMILKVNNFLIVLGSMALGGIIGEIIDIENFLRKVGNSIKEGDFSTGFVASSLLFLVGPMTIVGSITAGLTGDGSIIYMKSLLDGISSVVLASVYGLGVMLSSLSVLIIQGVIVFSSSKLSFLTQEVYLNDLIAVGGLMVLGIGLKILEIKDTKIGNFLPALFVSPFLVFIVSKF, translated from the coding sequence ATTAATGCTATAGCCGTTGTAATCGGTAGTACGATAGGTATTTTGTTAAAAAGGGGTTTACCAGAAAGAATAAAAAAAATACTATTTTACGCGGTTGGACTTTCAACTGTTGGACTTGGTATTACAATGATTTTAAAAGTAAATAATTTTTTGATAGTCCTTGGTTCTATGGCACTGGGTGGAATAATAGGTGAAATTATCGATATTGAAAATTTTCTGAGAAAGGTTGGAAATTCTATTAAGGAAGGAGATTTTTCTACTGGTTTTGTGGCTTCTTCTCTACTCTTTCTTGTAGGGCCTATGACAATAGTTGGTTCAATTACTGCGGGTTTAACTGGTGATGGTTCAATAATATACATGAAATCACTTTTAGATGGAATTTCCTCTGTTGTTTTAGCTTCGGTGTATGGTTTAGGAGTAATGTTATCTTCACTATCAGTTTTAATAATACAAGGAGTTATTGTTTTTTCTTCTTCGAAACTTTCTTTCCTAACTCAGGAAGTTTACCTTAACGACTTGATTGCTGTTGGAGGATTGATGGTATTAGGAATAGGTTTGAAAATACTTGAAATTAAAGATACAAAAATAGGTAATTTTTTACCTGCATTGTTTGTCTCACCATTTCTTGTATTTATAGTGTCTAAATTTTAG
- a CDS encoding DUF2520 domain-containing protein codes for MLINVAGVGKVTSALLFNLKDKVEIGYVLSRNKRKAEKLCEEMGQGTPVDYNDSFKFEGILFVGYPDSILPEASSILKKYVNEKTIEVIHFSGYFSSNIFPTNWNPASVHPNCPVLGKETNLKNVVFGIEGNLEVAKKIVSLLGGEYFIIPPESKTYYHLAAVLISNFSLALAYLSEKLYEQGKISKEKFSRVVESLLNNMVENIKKNGTVESITGPIARKDYNIVRKERELFCKTFPEYCGLYDKFIHIILSMKEKK; via the coding sequence ATGTTAATTAATGTTGCTGGTGTTGGAAAAGTAACAAGCGCTTTACTATTTAATTTGAAAGATAAAGTTGAAATTGGCTATGTGCTTTCGAGGAATAAAAGAAAAGCGGAAAAATTATGTGAAGAAATGGGTCAAGGAACACCAGTAGATTATAATGATAGTTTTAAGTTTGAAGGAATTCTTTTTGTTGGATATCCAGATTCAATATTACCTGAAGCATCTAGCATATTAAAAAAGTATGTTAACGAAAAGACCATTGAAGTTATCCATTTTAGTGGTTATTTTTCATCAAATATTTTTCCAACAAATTGGAATCCTGCGTCTGTACATCCAAATTGTCCTGTTTTAGGAAAAGAAACGAACTTGAAAAATGTTGTGTTTGGGATAGAAGGGAATTTGGAAGTTGCAAAAAAAATAGTTTCTTTATTAGGTGGAGAATATTTTATAATTCCCCCTGAATCAAAAACATATTATCATTTAGCAGCTGTATTGATTAGCAACTTTTCATTAGCTTTAGCATATCTTTCAGAAAAGTTATATGAACAAGGAAAAATTTCTAAAGAAAAATTTTCTCGTGTAGTTGAGAGTTTATTAAATAATATGGTTGAGAATATAAAGAAAAACGGGACCGTAGAGTCTATAACTGGTCCCATTGCAAGGAAAGATTATAATATTGTGAGAAAAGAAAGAGAACTTTTTTGCAAAACTTTTCCAGAGTATTGTGGTTTATACGATAAATTTATTCATATCATACTCTCAATGAAGGAAAAAAAGTAG